The window GTCGTCATGGTAGAAAATAGACCACTTGCTCGATCGATGTATGATCAAGTAGAGATTGGGCAACGAATTCCAGACGAATTTTTCAAAGCAGTTGCCGAAGTATTAGCTTATGTATATCGTATAAAACAAAAAATTTAAAGGTAAAGTTAGAGGTGGAAGTATATGCAAGTCCGCGATATAACCGTATTGGCAGCTGTAATATCTATTGTGGCGATGCTCGTAATACCTCTCCCTCACTGGTTGATAAGTTTTCTTATTATTATAAATATTACGATAGCCTTATTAATATTGATGACCGCTATGAATATGAAAGAAGCTTTAGAGTTCTCAGTATTCCCAACAATCGTTTTACTCGTTACATTATTTAGACTTGCTTTAAATATTTCCACGACAAGAGCAATCTTAGCTGAGGGTGACGCAGGTAAAGTAGTTGAAACCTTTGGTACATTTGTTACAGGAGGAAATATGCTTGTTGGTCTAGTCGTTTTTGCTATTTTAGTTATTATAAACTTTATCGTAATTACGAAAGGTGCAGAGCGTGTTTCTGAAGTTGCTGCTCGTTTTACATTAGATGCAATGCCGGGTAAACAAATGAGTATCGATGCGGATTTAAATGCGGGGATGATTTCGGAGAAAGAAGCACGAGAAAGACGTGAAAAGGTTAGTGGTGAAGCAGACTTTTACGGAGCTATGGACGGGGCAACAAAATTCGTAAAAGGAGATGCTATAGCAGGTATCATTATCGTAATTATCAACTTATTATTCGGTATTATTATCGGGGTTGTACAATTTGGACTACCTTTTGGTGAAGCGGCAGTACTATTTTCAACACTAACTGTCGGGGATGGTCTCGTTTCCCAGATTCCTGCATTATTAATCTCAACAGCGACGGGGATTGTTGTAACAAGAGCTGCATCTAAAGGTAATCTTGGTGGAGATATTACAGGTCAATTGTTTAATCAGCCAAAACTTCTTTATGTTGCAGCTGTGACAATAACGCTTCTAGGTATTGTCACACCAATTGGCTTAGTTTTAACTTTGCCAGTTGCAATAGCACTTGCAGTAGGTGCTTATATGATAAGTAAGGCAAGTAAAGAAGACCCAGACGAAATAGAAGAATTTGAAGAGGAAGTAACAACTGATAATATGAAAAGTCCTGAAAATGTTATTAATCTGCTAAATGTGGATCCAATCGAATTCGAGTTTGGATATGGATTGATTCCGTTAGTGGATGCTGCACAGGGCGGAGATTTACTTGATCGTGTCGTAATGATTCGTAGACAGCTTGCACTTGAATTAGGTGTAGTTATTCCAGTAGTTCGCATTCGTGATAATATTCAGCTTCAACCAAACGAATATCGTATCAAGATTAAAGGCAATGAAATGGCTAGAGGAGAGCTTCTTTTAGATCATTATTTAGCAATGAGTCCTGGTGACGATGATTCGATCGATGGTATTGATACAGTTGAACCCTCCTTTGGTTTACCTGCAAAATGGATTACGGAATCTGTGAAGGAAGAAGCGGAAATACTAGGATATACCGTTGTCGATCCGCCAAGTGTTGTTTCCACACATATGACTGAAATCATCCGAAATAATGCACATGAATTATTAGGTCGCCAAGAGACGAAACAATTAATCGATCATATTAGAGAGACTTACCCTATTCTAGTAGACGAATTAACACCTACTCCATTGACAGTAGGAGAAATTCAAAAAATATTGAGCAATCTATTAAGAGAGCATGTATCTATTCGGAATTTGCCAATCATTTTTGAGACCCTTGCAGACTATTCAAAAATGACGTCGGATGCCGATGTATTAACTGAATACTCCAGACAATCTTTAGCGAAACAAATTACAACACAATACGCTGGAAATAGTAATGTTCTAAAAGTGTTAACGGTCTCTGGTAAAGTAGAAAAACTAATTGCCGACAGTATTCAACAAACAGAA is drawn from Psychrobacillus sp. INOP01 and contains these coding sequences:
- the flhA gene encoding flagellar biosynthesis protein FlhA; amino-acid sequence: MQVRDITVLAAVISIVAMLVIPLPHWLISFLIIINITIALLILMTAMNMKEALEFSVFPTIVLLVTLFRLALNISTTRAILAEGDAGKVVETFGTFVTGGNMLVGLVVFAILVIINFIVITKGAERVSEVAARFTLDAMPGKQMSIDADLNAGMISEKEARERREKVSGEADFYGAMDGATKFVKGDAIAGIIIVIINLLFGIIIGVVQFGLPFGEAAVLFSTLTVGDGLVSQIPALLISTATGIVVTRAASKGNLGGDITGQLFNQPKLLYVAAVTITLLGIVTPIGLVLTLPVAIALAVGAYMISKASKEDPDEIEEFEEEVTTDNMKSPENVINLLNVDPIEFEFGYGLIPLVDAAQGGDLLDRVVMIRRQLALELGVVIPVVRIRDNIQLQPNEYRIKIKGNEMARGELLLDHYLAMSPGDDDSIDGIDTVEPSFGLPAKWITESVKEEAEILGYTVVDPPSVVSTHMTEIIRNNAHELLGRQETKQLIDHIRETYPILVDELTPTPLTVGEIQKILSNLLREHVSIRNLPIIFETLADYSKMTSDADVLTEYSRQSLAKQITTQYAGNSNVLKVLTVSGKVEKLIADSIQQTEHGNYLSIDPSDSQAILESMAKEIERASMMEQSPIILCSPAVRMYVRQMTERYFPHVPILSYNELESSIEVQSVGVVNVD